From the Billgrantia sulfidoxydans genome, one window contains:
- the lysA gene encoding diaminopimelate decarboxylase, whose amino-acid sequence MDHFEYRDGVLYGEEVPLSRVAEAVGTPCYVYSKATLARHFRAYTEALGSHPHLICYAVKANSNLAVLGLLARLGAGFDIVSVGELERVLAAGGDPAKVVFSGVAKQEAEMARALEVGIKCFNVESRPELERLNAVAERLGRVAPVSLRVNPDVDAGTHPYISTGLKDNKFGIPVDEALSVYELAARLPGVRIVGLDCHIGSQLTELAPFLDALDRLLVLLERLRERGITVEHLDLGGGLGVPYRGERPPQPFDYAASLLERLSRWEHGAGLTLLFEPGRSIAANAGVLLTRVEYLKPGETKNFAIVDAGMNDLIRPSLYQAWQAIIPVDTRPMRESATYDVVGPVCETGDFLGKERELAIDAGDLLAVRSAGAYGFVMASNYNSRPRPAEVMVDGEAFHVVRHRESVASLWAGESLLPEPAAAQDGERR is encoded by the coding sequence ATGGATCACTTCGAATATCGCGACGGCGTGCTCTACGGCGAGGAGGTACCGCTGTCGCGGGTGGCCGAGGCGGTCGGCACGCCCTGCTACGTCTACTCCAAGGCGACCCTGGCGCGCCACTTTCGCGCCTATACCGAAGCACTGGGCAGCCACCCCCACCTGATCTGCTACGCGGTCAAGGCCAACTCCAACCTGGCGGTGCTGGGTCTGCTGGCGCGCCTGGGCGCCGGCTTCGACATCGTCTCCGTGGGCGAGCTCGAGCGCGTGCTGGCCGCCGGCGGCGACCCGGCCAAGGTGGTGTTCTCCGGCGTGGCCAAGCAGGAAGCCGAGATGGCCCGCGCGCTCGAGGTCGGCATCAAGTGCTTCAACGTCGAGTCGCGCCCCGAGCTCGAGCGGCTCAACGCCGTGGCCGAGCGGCTGGGCCGGGTGGCGCCGGTGTCGCTGCGGGTCAACCCCGACGTCGACGCCGGCACCCACCCCTACATTTCCACCGGGCTCAAGGACAACAAGTTCGGCATTCCGGTGGACGAGGCGCTCTCCGTCTACGAGCTGGCTGCGCGCCTGCCGGGGGTGAGGATCGTCGGCCTGGATTGCCATATCGGCTCGCAGCTCACCGAGCTCGCCCCCTTCCTCGACGCCCTGGACCGCCTGCTGGTACTGCTCGAGCGCCTGCGCGAACGCGGCATCACGGTGGAACACCTCGACCTCGGCGGCGGGCTCGGCGTGCCCTACCGCGGCGAGCGCCCGCCGCAGCCCTTCGACTACGCCGCCTCGCTGCTCGAGCGCCTGTCGCGCTGGGAGCACGGCGCCGGCCTGACCCTGCTGTTCGAGCCGGGCCGCTCGATCGCCGCCAATGCCGGCGTGCTGCTGACCCGGGTGGAGTACCTCAAGCCCGGCGAGACCAAGAACTTCGCCATCGTCGACGCCGGCATGAACGACCTGATTCGCCCCTCGCTCTACCAGGCCTGGCAGGCGATCATCCCGGTGGACACCCGCCCCATGCGTGAAAGCGCCACCTACGACGTGGTCGGCCCGGTGTGCGAGACCGGCGACTTCCTGGGCAAGGAGCGCGAACTGGCGATCGACGCCGGCGACCTGCTGGCGGTACGCTCCGCCGGCGCCTACGGTTTCGTCATGGCTTCGAACTACAACAGCCGGCCGCGCCCCGCCGAGGTGATGGTCGACGGCGAGGCCTTCCATGTGGTGCGCCACCGCGAGAGCGTGGCGTCGCTGTGGGCCGGCGAGTCGCTGCTGCCCGAACCGGCAGCGGCACAGGACGGAGAGAGGCGCTGA
- the dapF gene encoding diaminopimelate epimerase, producing the protein MLLHFTKMHGLGNDFMVVDLITQRARLRDEQIRRLADRRFGVGFDQLLLVEPPRNPDMDFRYRIFNADGSEVENCGNGARCFARFVRDQRLTHKREIHVETAGGPLTLVVQEDGQVTVNMGSPRFAPAALPFDAAEDRPLHALEVDGESYSIGAVSMGNPHAVLRVDDVDSAPVERLGPAIEAHPRFPRRVNVGFMQVVSPHEIRLRVFERGSGETLACGTGACAAVASGMRQGLLESPVTVHLRGGDLRIEWPGGEAPLLMTGPAERVFEGRIALA; encoded by the coding sequence ATGCTGCTGCACTTCACCAAGATGCATGGCCTCGGCAACGACTTCATGGTGGTCGACCTGATCACTCAGCGCGCCCGCCTGCGCGACGAACAGATCCGCCGGCTCGCCGACCGCCGCTTCGGCGTGGGCTTCGACCAGCTGCTGCTGGTCGAGCCGCCGCGCAACCCCGACATGGACTTTCGCTATCGCATCTTCAACGCCGACGGCAGCGAAGTGGAGAACTGCGGCAACGGCGCGCGCTGCTTCGCCCGCTTCGTGCGCGACCAGCGCCTGACCCACAAGCGCGAGATCCACGTGGAGACCGCCGGCGGCCCGCTGACGCTGGTGGTACAGGAGGACGGCCAGGTCACGGTAAACATGGGCAGCCCGCGCTTCGCACCGGCGGCGCTGCCCTTCGATGCCGCCGAGGATCGTCCGCTGCACGCCCTCGAGGTCGACGGCGAAAGCTACTCGATCGGTGCCGTCTCGATGGGCAACCCGCACGCGGTGCTGCGGGTCGACGACGTCGATTCGGCTCCGGTCGAGCGTCTCGGCCCGGCCATCGAGGCCCACCCCCGCTTCCCGCGGCGGGTCAACGTGGGCTTCATGCAGGTAGTCTCGCCCCACGAGATCCGCCTGCGAGTCTTCGAGCGCGGCAGCGGCGAGACTCTGGCCTGCGGCACCGGTGCCTGTGCCGCCGTGGCCAGCGGCATGCGCCAGGGCCTGCTCGAGAGCCCCGTCACGGTCCACCTTCGCGGCGGCGACCTGCGCATCGAGTGGCCCGGCGGCGAAGCGCCGCTGTTGATGACCGGGCCCGCCGAACGCGTCTTCGAGGGACGCATCGCCCTGGCCTGA
- a CDS encoding uroporphyrinogen-III C-methyltransferase, whose product MSKQTNEQDEQKAPSAKGKDDRGREAGAKDKSGSDAGKGRSPRGSSSTPPTTAKAGETSPAASADASASSSKPASTATPGEAKAAPAKASDDSGAGAKPKGAESDSAKPKGAESDSAKPKGAESDSAKPKDAGPDKPAATGKTTGASKPDDSTGKPAAPGGGGGSTLPATGGGGGKGAGRAAGVLALILVLFLGIGAGLFAWNTWERLDAQQQRLAELEERAGGAASADELASLRERLESGEQERDAALSEAIDAMQGEFASYRSEVDEALDQVLDELSSTQDTDEREWIHAEAAYLLRLANQRLQLERDVEGAKALLRTADARLNEADNPALLSIRRAIASELAILDGVPQVDRTGLYLALDAQQQRLAQLPLSRELEEIPARSGIEEAPSGGWQDQLSRFGQELKELVVIRHHDEALEGLITPEQESYLRQSARLVLEQAQLALLKEEQELYEASIDKALALIEGYYDTERSEVQAVVERLRALKGETIQPELPDISGSQQALAEFIERRFGSRGGQGDEA is encoded by the coding sequence ATGAGCAAGCAGACCAACGAGCAGGACGAACAGAAGGCGCCTTCCGCAAAGGGCAAGGATGACAGGGGGCGAGAGGCCGGAGCCAAGGACAAGTCCGGCAGCGATGCCGGCAAGGGTCGTTCTCCGCGTGGCAGCTCATCGACGCCGCCTACGACCGCCAAGGCCGGCGAGACGTCCCCGGCAGCCTCCGCCGATGCTTCCGCAAGCTCGAGCAAGCCTGCCTCTACGGCCACGCCGGGAGAGGCCAAGGCGGCCCCGGCCAAGGCCAGCGACGACTCCGGTGCTGGCGCGAAGCCGAAGGGCGCCGAATCCGATAGCGCGAAGCCGAAGGGCGCCGAGTCCGATAGCGCGAAGCCGAAGGGCGCCGAGTCCGATAGCGCGAAGCCGAAGGACGCCGGACCTGACAAGCCCGCCGCCACGGGCAAGACCACGGGCGCGAGCAAGCCCGACGACAGCACGGGCAAGCCGGCGGCCCCGGGGGGCGGCGGCGGCTCGACCCTGCCTGCCACGGGGGGCGGTGGCGGCAAAGGGGCCGGTCGTGCCGCCGGTGTGCTGGCGCTGATCCTGGTACTGTTCCTCGGCATCGGTGCGGGGCTGTTCGCGTGGAATACCTGGGAGCGGCTCGACGCCCAGCAGCAGCGCCTGGCCGAACTGGAGGAGCGCGCCGGCGGGGCCGCTTCGGCCGACGAACTCGCCAGCCTGCGCGAACGCCTCGAGAGCGGCGAGCAGGAGCGCGACGCCGCCCTGTCGGAGGCGATCGACGCCATGCAGGGCGAGTTCGCCAGCTACCGCAGCGAGGTCGACGAGGCGCTCGACCAGGTGCTCGACGAGCTGTCCAGCACCCAGGACACCGACGAGCGAGAATGGATCCATGCCGAGGCCGCCTACCTGCTGCGCCTGGCCAACCAGCGCCTGCAGCTCGAGCGCGACGTGGAAGGGGCCAAGGCGCTGCTGCGCACCGCCGATGCGCGCCTGAACGAGGCCGACAACCCGGCACTGCTCTCCATCCGTCGCGCCATCGCCTCGGAGCTTGCCATCCTCGACGGCGTGCCCCAGGTCGACCGAACCGGCCTCTACCTGGCGCTCGACGCCCAGCAGCAGCGCCTGGCGCAGCTGCCGCTGTCGCGCGAGCTGGAGGAGATCCCGGCACGTTCCGGCATCGAGGAGGCCCCCAGCGGCGGCTGGCAGGATCAGCTCTCGCGCTTCGGCCAGGAGCTCAAGGAGCTGGTCGTCATTCGCCATCACGACGAGGCGCTCGAGGGGCTGATCACACCGGAACAGGAGTCCTACCTGCGCCAGAGCGCGCGCCTGGTGCTGGAGCAGGCCCAGCTGGCGCTGCTCAAGGAGGAACAGGAGCTCTATGAAGCCAGCATCGACAAGGCGCTGGCCCTGATCGAGGGCTACTACGACACCGAGCGCAGCGAGGTGCAGGCCGTCGTCGAGCGGCTCCGGGCGCTCAAGGGCGAGACCATCCAGCCCGAGCTCCCCGACATCAGCGGTTCCCAGCAGGCCCTGGCCGAATTCATCGAGCGTCGTTTCGGTTCGCGCGGCGGCCAGGGAGATGAGGCATGA
- the hemC gene encoding hydroxymethylbilane synthase, with amino-acid sequence MRSNTTLRIATRKSLLALWQAEHVRDLLMAEHPGLEVELVALSTRGDKILDTPLAKIGGKGLFVKELEEAILDGRADIAVHSMKDVPMHFPEGLGLSVIFAGAEPTDAFVSNHYASLDALPEGARIGTSSLRRGLQMREQRPDLEILTLRGNVQTRLAKLDAGEFDAIILATSGLKRLGLGERIAQELPPEVCLPACGQGALGIECRINDPELVSLLAPLDDPVTATRVRAERAMNTRLEGGCQVPIGGYAVFEEDGQTLWLRALVGNPEGTEVLRAEGRGSIHEPEALGVRVAEDLLEQGAGEILAQVYGA; translated from the coding sequence GTGCGATCCAACACTACGCTGCGCATAGCCACCCGCAAGAGCCTGCTGGCCCTGTGGCAGGCCGAACACGTTCGCGACCTGCTGATGGCCGAGCATCCGGGGCTCGAGGTGGAACTGGTCGCGCTCTCCACCCGCGGCGACAAGATCCTCGACACGCCGCTGGCGAAGATCGGCGGCAAGGGGCTGTTCGTCAAGGAGCTGGAGGAGGCGATCCTCGACGGCCGCGCCGACATCGCCGTGCACTCGATGAAGGACGTGCCGATGCACTTCCCCGAGGGGCTGGGGCTGTCGGTGATCTTCGCCGGGGCCGAGCCCACCGATGCCTTCGTCTCCAACCACTACGCCTCGCTCGACGCGCTGCCCGAAGGGGCGCGCATCGGCACCTCCAGCCTGCGCCGCGGCCTGCAGATGCGCGAGCAGCGCCCCGACCTGGAGATCCTCACCCTGCGCGGTAACGTCCAGACCCGCCTGGCCAAGCTCGACGCCGGCGAGTTCGATGCCATCATCCTGGCCACCTCCGGGCTCAAGCGCCTTGGGCTGGGCGAGCGCATTGCCCAGGAGCTGCCCCCCGAGGTGTGCCTGCCGGCCTGCGGCCAGGGTGCGCTGGGCATCGAGTGTCGCATCAACGACCCGGAGCTGGTCTCGCTGCTGGCGCCGCTGGACGACCCCGTCACGGCGACCCGGGTGCGCGCCGAGCGCGCCATGAACACCCGTCTGGAGGGCGGCTGCCAGGTGCCCATCGGCGGCTATGCCGTCTTCGAGGAGGACGGTCAGACCCTGTGGCTGCGGGCGCTGGTGGGCAACCCCGAGGGCACCGAGGTGCTGCGCGCCGAGGGGCGCGGTTCGATCCACGAGCCGGAGGCGCTGGGCGTGCGGGTGGCGGAAGACCTGCTGGAGCAGGGCGCCGGCGAGATCCTGGCACAGGTCTACGGCGCCTGA
- a CDS encoding uroporphyrinogen-III synthase, translating into MSGGAPVLICRPGERAAALAAAIEAAGFPVANLEAMTLEALPETPAMRQAWLDFDHFHKVVVVSPFAAECLYQALDRYWPQLPLGTAWYAVGAATAEVLHERFGVRVHLPPAAAGEDTSEALLELASLRSLAGQRVLLVAGEGGRALLADTLAARGARITRLSLYRRRLQPPPPALRERLARGEFRALVVSSGEILEHLARWSTRATLNPPLIVSSRRLATLAGDLGFRTPVVAPGATPAALAGAVAAACHQEDADVDQDDLEKG; encoded by the coding sequence ATGTCTGGCGGGGCTCCCGTGCTGATCTGCCGGCCCGGCGAGCGGGCGGCGGCCCTGGCGGCGGCCATCGAGGCCGCCGGCTTTCCGGTGGCGAACCTCGAGGCCATGACGCTGGAGGCGCTGCCGGAGACTCCCGCGATGCGCCAGGCGTGGCTCGACTTCGATCACTTTCACAAGGTGGTGGTGGTCAGCCCCTTCGCCGCCGAGTGCCTCTACCAGGCGCTCGACCGCTACTGGCCGCAGCTGCCGTTGGGCACGGCCTGGTACGCGGTGGGGGCGGCCACCGCCGAGGTGCTGCACGAGCGATTCGGGGTCAGGGTGCACCTGCCGCCGGCCGCCGCCGGCGAGGATACCAGCGAGGCGCTGCTCGAGCTCGCCTCGCTGCGCTCGCTCGCGGGCCAGCGCGTGCTGCTGGTGGCCGGCGAGGGCGGCCGTGCGCTACTGGCCGACACCCTGGCGGCACGCGGGGCGCGAATCACGCGGCTGTCGCTTTATCGGCGGCGCCTGCAGCCGCCGCCCCCGGCCCTGCGTGAACGCCTCGCCCGGGGCGAGTTTCGGGCGCTGGTAGTGAGTAGCGGAGAAATCCTCGAACATCTGGCAAGATGGAGCACCAGGGCCACCTTGAACCCACCGTTAATCGTCTCCAGTCGCCGGTTGGCTACACTGGCCGGCGACTTGGGGTTTCGCACCCCCGTGGTGGCGCCGGGCGCCACGCCGGCAGCGCTTGCCGGCGCTGTGGCCGCGGCCTGTCACCAGGAGGATGCCGATGTCGATCAAGATGATCTCGAAAAGGGCTAG
- the lptM gene encoding LPS translocon maturation chaperone LptM → MTSTRAAPRARPLALALALAALLLAGCGQKGPLYLPGDEAAEERYGSGAAHQGERHDADDEDTD, encoded by the coding sequence ATGACGAGCACACGCGCGGCACCGCGGGCCCGCCCGCTGGCGCTGGCGCTGGCGCTGGCCGCGCTGCTGCTGGCCGGCTGCGGCCAGAAGGGGCCGCTCTACCTGCCCGGCGACGAGGCCGCCGAGGAGCGCTACGGCAGCGGGGCGGCACACCAGGGCGAGCGGCACGACGCCGACGACGAGGACACGGACTGA
- the argH gene encoding argininosuccinate lyase has product MSSSSPTPGTNQSWGGRFSEPTDAFVERFTASVDFDRRLALQDIQGSIAHATMLARVGVLTDAERDAIVAGLTEIRGEIERGEFQWSVKLEDVHMNIEARLTDKIGVTGKKLHTGRSRNDQVATDIRLFLRDEIDVVEGELARLRAGLIELAEREADTIMPGFTHLQTAQPVTFGHHLLAWQEMLARDHERLLDCRRRVNVMPLGAAALAGTTYPIDRHVTAELLGFERPAENSLDAVSDRDFAIEFASFASILLMHLSRMSEELVLWTSAQFDFIDLPDRFCTGSSIMPQKKNPDVPELVRGKTGRVYGHLMGLLTLMKSQPLAYNKDNQEDKEPLFDTLDTVRDCLKAFADMVPAIEARKANMHEAARRGFSTATDLADYLVRRGVAFRDAHEIVGQSVAFGIREKKDLSEMSLDELRQFSEVIEADVFEVLTLEGSVAARNHIGGTAPDQVRAAASRAREALANLGR; this is encoded by the coding sequence ATGAGCTCTAGTTCCCCAACCCCCGGCACCAACCAGTCCTGGGGCGGCCGCTTCAGCGAACCCACCGATGCCTTCGTCGAACGCTTCACCGCGTCGGTCGACTTCGACCGGCGCCTGGCCCTTCAGGACATCCAGGGCTCCATCGCCCATGCCACCATGCTGGCCCGGGTGGGCGTACTGACCGACGCCGAGCGTGACGCCATCGTCGCGGGGCTGACCGAGATACGCGGCGAGATCGAGCGCGGCGAGTTCCAGTGGTCGGTGAAGCTCGAGGACGTGCACATGAACATCGAAGCACGCCTGACCGACAAGATCGGCGTCACCGGCAAGAAACTGCACACCGGGCGTTCGCGCAACGACCAGGTGGCCACCGACATCCGCCTGTTCCTGCGCGACGAGATCGACGTGGTCGAAGGTGAGCTGGCGCGCCTGCGCGCAGGGCTGATCGAACTCGCCGAGCGCGAGGCCGACACCATCATGCCCGGCTTCACCCACCTGCAGACCGCCCAGCCGGTGACCTTCGGCCACCACCTGCTGGCCTGGCAGGAGATGCTCGCCCGCGATCACGAGCGGCTGCTCGACTGTCGCAGGCGGGTCAACGTGATGCCGCTGGGCGCCGCCGCGCTGGCCGGCACCACCTATCCCATCGACCGCCACGTCACCGCCGAGCTGCTGGGCTTCGAGCGCCCCGCCGAGAACTCGCTCGACGCCGTGAGCGATCGCGACTTCGCCATCGAGTTCGCCAGCTTCGCCAGCATCCTGCTGATGCACCTGTCACGCATGAGCGAGGAGCTGGTGCTGTGGACCAGCGCCCAGTTCGACTTCATCGACCTGCCCGACCGCTTCTGTACCGGCAGCTCGATCATGCCGCAGAAGAAGAACCCCGACGTGCCCGAGCTGGTGCGCGGCAAGACCGGGCGCGTCTACGGCCACCTGATGGGCCTGCTGACGCTGATGAAGTCGCAGCCGCTGGCCTACAACAAGGACAACCAGGAGGACAAGGAGCCGCTGTTCGACACCCTCGACACGGTGCGCGACTGCCTCAAGGCGTTCGCCGACATGGTGCCGGCCATCGAGGCGCGCAAGGCGAACATGCATGAGGCCGCCCGCCGCGGCTTCTCCACCGCCACCGACCTCGCCGACTACCTGGTGCGCCGCGGCGTGGCCTTTCGCGATGCCCACGAGATCGTCGGCCAATCGGTGGCCTTCGGCATTCGCGAGAAAAAGGATCTCTCCGAGATGAGTCTCGACGAGCTGCGCCAGTTCTCCGAGGTGATCGAGGCCGACGTCTTCGAGGTGCTGACGCTGGAGGGCTCGGTGGCGGCGCGCAACCATATCGGCGGTACCGCCCCGGACCAGGTGCGCGCCGCGGCGAGCCGCGCCCGCGAGGCCCTGGCGAACCTGGGCCGCTGA